In Actinoplanes sp. NBC_00393, a single genomic region encodes these proteins:
- a CDS encoding metallophosphoesterase yields MTLHLLHLSDIHFAAGGIAVNGRDPAARLTTVLNAVSDRAVDALVLTGDLTDDGTHAAAADLVAMLAPLGLPTLAVPGNHDDPQVIRDLFGPDVLELGPWRIIGMDSSRPGQIHGSVDVGTEMARIDRYDERPTLLTLHHPPVSPSTHEWFQLDGAAELTAAVARRPHLRALLTGHLHDPFEAGAVIGAPSTLIAFQHDGDRIVIGGTGRTGARLCALHEDGTVASRFVQA; encoded by the coding sequence GTGACCCTGCATCTGCTGCACCTCAGCGACATCCACTTCGCCGCGGGCGGGATCGCAGTCAACGGCCGCGACCCGGCCGCCCGGCTCACCACCGTGCTGAACGCGGTCTCTGACAGGGCCGTCGACGCCCTGGTGCTCACCGGTGACCTGACCGACGACGGCACCCACGCCGCCGCCGCCGACCTGGTCGCGATGCTCGCCCCGCTCGGCCTGCCGACACTGGCGGTGCCCGGCAACCACGACGACCCGCAGGTGATCCGCGATCTCTTCGGCCCCGACGTCCTCGAACTCGGACCGTGGCGGATCATCGGCATGGACTCGTCGCGGCCCGGCCAGATCCACGGCAGTGTCGACGTCGGTACCGAAATGGCCCGGATCGACCGCTACGACGAGCGCCCCACCCTGCTGACCCTGCACCATCCGCCGGTGTCCCCGTCGACCCACGAGTGGTTCCAGCTGGACGGCGCCGCCGAGCTGACCGCAGCCGTCGCGCGGCGGCCCCACCTGCGCGCACTGCTGACCGGCCACCTGCACGACCCGTTCGAGGCCGGCGCGGTGATCGGCGCCCCGTCGACGCTGATCGCCTTCCAGCACGACGGCGACCGGATCGTCATCGGCGGCACCGGCCGCACCGGCGCCCGCCTCTGCGCTCTGCACGAGGACGGCACGGTGGCCTCCCGCTTCGTCCAGGCGTAA